The sequence GGGTATAATGTAATAGCCTATTTATTTAGGTAAGGCTTTGTGCGCTGATAATTATATTATTAATCACAAGGATAAAATTAGATGGAGTGTGAAAGAAAATGAATTTAGGTATTGTAAAAGAGCTTACTAATAAGCAATTAAAAACTGATATTCCTGAGTTTGGTTCTGGGGATACTGTAAAAGTATTCGTTAAAATCATTGAAGGAAGTCGCGAGAGAATCCAGATGTTTGAAGGAGTAGTTATTAAACGTCAAGGTGGAGGAATTTCAGAAACATATACAGTTAGAAAGATTTCTAATGGTGTTGGTGTTGAAAGAACTTTCCCATTACATTCACCAAAAGTTGATCACATTGAAGTGGTTAAACGTGGTAAAGTTAGACGTAATAAACTGTTCTATTTAAGAGAAAGATCAGGAAAATCAGCAAGAATTAAAGAAAAAAGATAAAAAAAGGAGTGGCAACACTCTTTTTTGCTATTAAATTAGAATATTAATAGAAACATGAGGTGATAATCATGGATAAAAGAGAACTTATTTTAGTATGTGGAATAAGTGGAGCAGGTAAAAGTGTTACAATGAATTATTTAAATAGTGCAGGATATTACTGTATTGATAATTTACCACTTCCAGCTTTATTAGATACAATAAATGCTTTGAAAAATGAAGAGTATTTTTTTAATTATGCAATCGCAATTAATTCAAATGCTACTGAAGAGAT comes from Bacilli bacterium PM5-9 and encodes:
- a CDS encoding large subunit ribosomal protein L19 (product_source=KO:K02884; cog=COG0335; ko=KO:K02884; pfam=PF01245; superfamily=50104; tigrfam=TIGR01024), with the translated sequence MNLGIVKELTNKQLKTDIPEFGSGDTVKVFVKIIEGSRERIQMFEGVVIKRQGGGISETYTVRKISNGVGVERTFPLHSPKVDHIEVVKRGKVRRNKLFYLRERSGKSARIKEKR